The genomic interval GCTCCAGTCGGAAAACCACCCATGGGGCGCTATGAGTGACCTTGACCTTTTGAGAAGCGTTCAGTTGTATAGGAAGGATTTTCAAACCGGGAAAGACGGTTTTACGCTTGCCGCAATACTGCTCTTTGGAAAAGACGAGACCATTCTATCGGTAGTGCCGCATTTCAGAATCGATGCCATTCTGAGACGGGACAACATCGACCGTTATGACGACCGTGACGATATCCGCACGAATCTCATCGAAAGTTATGACCGCCTGCTACGATTTGGAGAGAAACATCTGAACGATCCGTTTTATCTGGAAAATGGCCAGAGGATAAGCCTGCGCGGCCATATTTTACGGGAAGTAATCAGCAATATCCTTATCCACCGCGAGTATGCCAATGCGTTTCCAGCGAAGTTCGTCATTGATAGAGAAAAACTTTTCACGGAGAACAGCAATAAACCTCACGGGTATGGCATGATTGATCCGTCACATTTTACGCCCTATCCAAAAAATCCTTCTATTGCGCGATTATTCAGGGAAATTGGACGGGCGGATGAGCTTGGGTCTGGTGTTAGGAATCTGTTTAAGTATTGCAAGGCCTATTGCGGCCACGATCCGCAACTCATAGAACAGGATATTTTCAAATTCATCCTGCCGCTTACCGGGGAAGCTACCCCTCAAGCTACCCCCCAAGCTACAGGGGAAGACGAACGGACAAAAAAAATAATGAATTACTGTCTTAACCCAAGAACAAGAGAGGAAATACAGGAGTTTACCGGTTACAAAGACAGAAAACATTTTCGTTTAGAAATCTTACAGCCGCTTCTTGATAAGGGCTTGCTGCACCCGACTATACCCGATAAACTGACAAGCCCGAAACAGAAGTATTACTCTGCAAAGAAACGAGAGAACCTATGAACGAAGCGGAAACCAGAGCGGAACTGATTGACCCGAAGCTCAAAGAAAGCGGCCGGGGCGTGGTGGACGGGTCAAAAATATTGCGTGAATACAATATCACTGCCGGCAAAATCCAGACCGGCGGCGGGCGTGCCAAGCCGTTGATTGCCGATTATGTGCTGGTGTATCAGGGGCGCAAACTGGCCGTTGTCGAAGCCAAGAGCGATGAGTTTGTCGTGGGCAAAGGGTGGCGCAGGCCAAGAACTACGCCGAAAAGTTAAAATTGGATACTACCTTTGCCAGCAACGGTAAAGAGATTTATCAAATCTGCATGAAAACCGGCGGAGAAGGTTTGGTTGCTGGTTTTCCCGCACCGGATGAACTCTGGAATAAAACCTTCGCCACGCAAAATCGGTGGCGGGACAAGTTTAATCAGGTGCCGTTTGAGGATGTGGGCGGCACGAAGAGTGTGCGCTACTACCAGGAAATCGCGGTCAACAATACCATGGCCGCTATTGCCGAAGATAAACAGCGTATTTTGCTCACCATGGCGACAGGTACCGGAAAAACCTTTATTGTCTTTCAGATTGCGTGGAAGCTGTTTCAGACTCGCTGGAACTTAAAGCGCGACGGTTCGCGCAGGCCGCGGATTTTGTTTTTGGCTGATAGAAATATTTTGGCGGATCAGGCGTTTAACGCATTTTCCGTTTTCCCTGAAGATGCGTTGGTGCGGATTAACCCTAAAGAAATCAGCAAAAAAGGCGGTGTGCCCACCAACGGCAGCATTTTCTTTACCATCTTCCAGACCTTCATGAGCGGGGGTTCGACAGGCTCAGGGCAGGCTCCTTCGGCAGGCTCACCACATCGACCTGTCGAAGGGTGTTTTGGCGAATATCCTCCAAACTATTTTGATTTCATTATCATCGACGAGTGCCATCGCGGCGGGGCGAACAACGAAGGCAACTGGCGCGGCATCATGGAATACTTTTCTCCTGCGGTTCAGCTTGGTTTAG from Candidatus Kuenenia stuttgartiensis carries:
- a CDS encoding RNA-binding domain-containing protein is translated as MNEAEHPYSKIKAIIKQGKGLTVEFKECNTALNKDIYETVCAFLNRFGGELLLGVRDDGVITGIVPECLHQIKNDFTTAVNNPQKISPSFYLSMDEAVIDGKTILSIYIPESSQVHRCNGKIYDRNEDGDFNITDNHNLVSALYLRKQIGYSENTIYPYTELADLRPDVIARVRKMALLQSENHPWGAMSDLDLLRSVQLYRKDFQTGKDGFTLAAILLFGKDETILSVVPHFRIDAILRRDNIDRYDDRDDIRTNLIESYDRLLRFGEKHLNDPFYLENGQRISLRGHILREVISNILIHREYANAFPAKFVIDREKLFTENSNKPHGYGMIDPSHFTPYPKNPSIARLFREIGRADELGSGVRNLFKYCKAYCGHDPQLIEQDIFKFILPLTGEATPQATPQATGEDERTKKIMNYCLNPRTREEIQEFTGYKDRKHFRLEILQPLLDKGLLHPTIPDKLTSPKQKYYSAKKRENL